The Vibrio tarriae genome includes a window with the following:
- the pepA gene encoding leucyl aminopeptidase, which yields MEFSVKSGSPEKQRSACIVVGVFEPRRLSPVAEQLDKISDGYISSLLRRGDLEGKPGQMLLLHQVPGVLSERVLLVGCGKERELGERQYKEIIQKTINTLNETGSMEAVCFLTELHVKGRDTYWKVRQAVEATKDGLYTFDQFKSVKPETRRPLRKLVFNVPTRRELNLGERAISHGLAISSGVKACKDLGNMPPNIANPAYLASQARRLADDYESITTKIIGEEEMDKLGMASYLAVGRGSRNESMMSVIEYKGNPDPEAKPIVLVGKGLTFDSGGISLKPGEGMDEMKYDMCGAASVFGTMKAIAKLGLPLNVIGVLAGCENMPGSNAYRPGDILTTMSGQTVEVLNTDAEGRLVLCDVLTYVERFEPECVVDVATLTGACVIALGHHISAVMSNHNPLAHELVNASEQSSDRAWRLPIADEYHEQLKSPFADMANIGGRPGGAITAACFLSKFAKKYNWAHLDIAGTAWKSGAAKGSTGRPVSLLVQFLLNRSGGLDAEE from the coding sequence ATGGAGTTCAGTGTTAAGAGTGGCAGCCCTGAGAAACAGCGCAGCGCATGTATCGTTGTTGGGGTGTTTGAACCACGTCGCCTTTCTCCAGTCGCAGAACAGCTTGATAAAATCAGCGACGGCTATATTAGTTCACTGCTACGTCGCGGTGATCTAGAGGGTAAACCGGGGCAGATGCTACTGCTGCATCAAGTACCCGGTGTGTTGTCTGAGCGAGTACTGCTCGTCGGTTGCGGTAAAGAACGCGAACTGGGTGAACGTCAGTACAAAGAGATCATTCAGAAAACCATCAATACCTTAAATGAAACTGGCTCGATGGAAGCGGTCTGCTTCTTGACCGAGTTGCACGTCAAAGGTCGCGATACCTATTGGAAAGTGCGCCAAGCGGTTGAAGCCACCAAAGATGGCCTGTACACCTTTGACCAATTCAAAAGTGTGAAACCAGAAACTCGCCGTCCACTGCGTAAACTGGTGTTCAACGTTCCCACTCGCCGTGAATTGAATCTTGGTGAGCGTGCAATTTCCCATGGCTTAGCCATCTCTTCCGGCGTGAAAGCCTGTAAAGACCTTGGCAATATGCCACCAAACATTGCTAACCCAGCTTACCTCGCGTCTCAAGCTCGTCGTCTGGCTGACGATTACGAGAGCATCACCACTAAAATCATTGGTGAAGAAGAGATGGATAAGCTCGGCATGGCTTCTTACCTCGCGGTAGGCCGTGGCTCACGCAATGAATCCATGATGTCGGTTATCGAATACAAAGGCAATCCAGATCCTGAAGCCAAGCCAATCGTACTGGTGGGTAAAGGTCTGACTTTTGACTCAGGCGGTATCTCACTCAAACCAGGTGAAGGTATGGATGAGATGAAGTACGACATGTGTGGCGCAGCATCGGTATTCGGCACTATGAAAGCCATTGCCAAACTCGGCCTACCACTCAATGTGATTGGCGTATTGGCTGGCTGTGAAAACATGCCAGGCAGCAATGCTTACCGCCCGGGTGATATTCTGACTACGATGTCAGGTCAAACGGTGGAAGTGTTAAACACCGATGCAGAAGGTCGTTTGGTACTGTGTGACGTACTGACTTACGTTGAGCGCTTTGAGCCTGAATGTGTAGTCGATGTCGCAACGCTAACCGGTGCTTGTGTGATTGCATTAGGCCATCACATTAGTGCAGTAATGTCGAACCACAACCCGCTAGCACATGAGTTGGTGAATGCCTCTGAGCAGTCGAGCGATCGCGCATGGCGTCTGCCAATCGCTGATGAATACCATGAGCAGCTCAAGAGCCCATTTGCTGATATGGCAAACATCGGTGGCCGCCCAGGTGGCGCCATTACTGCAGCTTGTTTCCTGTCTAAATTTGCGAAGAAATACAACTGGGCACACTTAGACATCGCAGGTACTGCATGGAAATCGGGTGCCGCGAAAGGCTCAACCGGTCGTCCTGTCTCGCTACTAGTCCAATTCCTGCTTAATCGCAGCGGTGGCCTAGACGCTGAAGAGTAA
- the lptF gene encoding LPS export ABC transporter permease LptF, translating into MIIVRYLIRETIKSQFAIFFVLFLVFLSQKFIRVLADASDGEIPTSMILSIVGLNMPAMGLLMLPLSLYIGILLTFGRLYAESEITVMNATGIGNKFLIRAALYLALITASVAAFNALWLAPWSQDKEAQLMEQFAAENSVDLLQKGHFQRSPDGSSVVFIDNIENRKLHNVFVAQLAPRDSVLPSVMFSNSGAVKELSDGRQIITLYDGTRYEGVPTRVDYMITNFDSYDGLIGQREVKSTGRDWEALPTLSLLKNADRQAQAELQWRLSLVVCIPLLTMLVVPLSAVNPRQGRFAKMGPAILIYLTYFLTLSATKSAIEDGSLPVIIGLWPVNAALLFAALIVNTMDSIPVRRFKDRWKQRKVA; encoded by the coding sequence GTGATTATTGTTAGATATTTGATCCGAGAAACAATAAAAAGCCAGTTTGCGATCTTTTTCGTGCTGTTTTTAGTGTTTCTCAGCCAGAAGTTTATTCGTGTTTTGGCGGATGCCTCTGACGGTGAAATTCCTACCAGCATGATCTTATCCATCGTTGGATTGAATATGCCGGCGATGGGGCTATTAATGTTGCCGCTTAGCCTGTACATCGGAATTTTGCTCACTTTCGGCCGTTTGTACGCGGAGAGTGAGATAACCGTGATGAACGCGACAGGTATTGGTAATAAATTCTTAATCCGAGCTGCGCTTTACCTTGCTTTGATTACCGCCTCCGTCGCGGCCTTTAACGCGCTGTGGCTTGCGCCTTGGAGCCAAGACAAAGAAGCACAATTGATGGAGCAGTTTGCGGCAGAAAACAGTGTCGATCTGTTGCAAAAAGGCCACTTTCAACGCTCACCTGATGGATCGTCGGTGGTTTTTATCGACAACATTGAAAACCGCAAACTGCATAATGTGTTTGTGGCACAGTTAGCGCCGCGAGATTCTGTACTGCCGAGCGTGATGTTTTCCAACTCCGGAGCCGTAAAAGAGCTCAGTGATGGTCGCCAGATCATTACCCTTTACGATGGCACTCGCTACGAAGGCGTACCGACTCGGGTCGACTACATGATCACCAACTTCGATTCTTACGATGGTTTGATTGGTCAACGCGAAGTGAAATCTACTGGGCGTGATTGGGAAGCGTTACCCACATTAAGTTTGCTGAAGAATGCAGATCGCCAAGCTCAAGCTGAATTGCAATGGCGACTCTCCTTAGTGGTTTGTATTCCCTTGCTTACGATGTTGGTGGTGCCTCTATCGGCTGTAAATCCTCGTCAGGGGCGCTTTGCCAAAATGGGGCCGGCCATTTTGATCTATTTGACTTATTTCCTTACGCTCAGTGCAACCAAATCCGCGATTGAAGATGGCTCGTTACCCGTGATCATTGGTTTATGGCCAGTGAATGCGGCACTGCTGTTTGCGGCGCTGATCGTCAATACCATGGATAGCATTCCTGTGCGCCGTTTTAAAGATCGATGGAAACAGAGAAAGGTAGCTTAA
- the lptG gene encoding LPS export ABC transporter permease LptG, translated as MFKILDWYIGRTIVATTALVLVTFVGLSGIIKYVEQLRKVGEGSYDLLQALLFVVLSIPRDVEMFFPMAALLGALIGLGALASSSELVVMQAAGFSKLDIGLSVLKTAIPLMIIITLLGEWGAPQAQKMARDMRAFATSGGAIMSVRTGVWARDANDFIFIAKVENEQLYGLNLWRFDENKKLSTVIFSEKVDYVANNEWLMKNAVLTRLVNDIEISKQSLPEYRWRTSLAPDKLAVVTVKPEELSLTGLSDYVHYLKASEQDSSRYELALWRKVTQPISIAVMMLMALSFIFGPLRSVTMGARILSGVIAGFTFYISSEFFGPLSLVYGLPPLFGALAPSLVFLAIALGLLGRKL; from the coding sequence GTGTTTAAAATTCTTGATTGGTATATTGGCCGCACTATTGTTGCCACCACAGCACTCGTATTAGTTACTTTTGTTGGTCTCTCCGGCATCATCAAATATGTTGAGCAACTGCGCAAAGTCGGTGAGGGAAGTTACGACTTACTACAAGCCTTGTTATTTGTAGTGCTGAGTATTCCACGTGATGTAGAAATGTTTTTCCCGATGGCTGCGCTGCTAGGGGCTTTGATCGGTTTGGGTGCTTTGGCTTCTAGCTCTGAATTGGTGGTGATGCAGGCCGCTGGTTTTTCTAAGCTTGATATCGGTCTTTCTGTGCTCAAAACCGCTATTCCGCTGATGATTATTATCACTTTGCTCGGAGAGTGGGGCGCACCACAAGCGCAAAAAATGGCACGTGATATGCGCGCATTTGCCACTTCGGGTGGTGCGATTATGTCGGTGCGTACTGGGGTTTGGGCACGGGATGCGAATGATTTTATCTTTATCGCCAAAGTTGAAAACGAACAGTTGTATGGATTGAATCTGTGGCGCTTTGACGAAAATAAAAAACTGAGTACGGTGATTTTTTCTGAGAAAGTCGATTACGTTGCTAACAATGAATGGCTGATGAAAAATGCAGTATTGACTCGTTTGGTGAATGACATCGAGATCAGCAAACAATCGTTGCCTGAGTACCGCTGGCGAACCTCTCTTGCTCCAGACAAACTTGCCGTAGTGACGGTTAAGCCGGAAGAATTATCTCTCACTGGCTTAAGTGATTACGTGCATTACTTAAAAGCATCAGAGCAAGACTCATCGCGCTATGAGCTGGCTTTGTGGCGCAAAGTGACTCAGCCGATCTCGATTGCGGTGATGATGTTGATGGCGCTGTCGTTCATTTTTGGCCCATTGCGTAGCGTCACCATGGGGGCGCGGATTTTATCTGGCGTCATTGCCGGATTTACTTTCTACATTTCAAGTGAGTTCTTTGGCCCACTCAGTTTGGTGTATGGATTACCGCCATTGTTTGGTGCGCTAGCGCCAAGCTTAGTTTTCTTGGCCATAGCGTTAGGGCTATTGGGTAGAAAACTATAA
- a CDS encoding RDD family protein produces the protein MNYATLPPAGFFRRLGAWTYDALIVMAILMMAGGVVVAVLEALVATGLMSYAPYQDASDLLSSHPIWSPVYTVYLALAWIYFFVYFWTRGGQTLGMRAWKMHICTEEGHHISATQALIRLATSGFGLANLTVLFDPKKRGFHDIWAKTKVVVLPKAN, from the coding sequence ATGAACTACGCGACACTTCCTCCGGCTGGTTTTTTTCGGCGTTTAGGGGCATGGACTTACGACGCACTGATCGTAATGGCGATTCTAATGATGGCTGGCGGCGTAGTCGTCGCAGTGCTTGAAGCTTTGGTGGCAACGGGGCTCATGAGCTATGCCCCGTATCAAGATGCGAGCGATCTTCTCTCTTCTCATCCGATTTGGAGTCCAGTGTATACCGTTTATCTCGCCTTGGCTTGGATCTATTTCTTTGTTTACTTCTGGACTCGCGGCGGACAAACGCTAGGTATGCGCGCATGGAAAATGCACATTTGCACTGAGGAAGGACACCACATCTCAGCCACACAAGCGCTGATCCGTCTAGCAACATCGGGGTTTGGGCTCGCGAACTTAACCGTGTTGTTTGATCCGAAAAAACGCGGCTTTCATGATATCTGGGCTAAAACAAAAGTGGTTGTGTTACCGAAAGCCAATTAA
- a CDS encoding HD-GYP domain-containing protein yields MASIKITVDRLQPGLYIRLPVKWNEHPFLFNSFKIKSQEQIQLIKHLGIQHVFLNPGLSDSQPLPPNAEEPTPEYVLPPVDSEAEKLWQEKQTRIEKLNAYRRRVQTCEKEFERSLARMRAVVNKIRNRPLDAVGEAIILVDDIVDKLLSDDNVTLHLMNSKSEFEDIYFHSLNVSVIAMMIGKARGLPAERIKELAFAALFHDIGKVRVPTAIVRKKTPLTDPEENYLRLHTRYGIELADNIDTFPESAKRVIEQHHELRDGSGYPLGLKGDDIDELAQIVAVANAFDNLCHPNIPSEQKIPYVALSHLFKNCKHLYNAENLGILVKFMGVFPPGTVVQLSNDMVGLVISVNANSLLYPNVLIYDPSVPRSQAPIIDLADRDLKIVNAILPNKLPDKVRDYLNPRSRISYFFDSEE; encoded by the coding sequence GTGGCAAGCATTAAAATCACGGTAGATAGATTGCAACCCGGACTTTACATTCGGTTGCCAGTCAAATGGAATGAACATCCTTTCCTATTCAATAGCTTTAAAATCAAATCACAAGAGCAGATCCAACTGATCAAGCATCTTGGTATCCAGCACGTTTTTCTCAATCCTGGATTAAGCGACAGCCAGCCTTTACCGCCAAACGCTGAAGAACCAACTCCGGAATATGTTTTACCACCAGTTGATAGCGAAGCGGAAAAACTATGGCAGGAAAAGCAGACGCGGATAGAAAAGCTCAACGCATATCGACGTCGAGTACAAACTTGTGAGAAAGAGTTTGAGCGTTCTCTTGCTCGTATGCGTGCCGTGGTGAATAAAATTCGTAACCGTCCTTTAGATGCTGTTGGCGAAGCCATCATATTGGTCGATGATATCGTCGATAAATTGCTGAGTGATGATAATGTCACCTTGCATTTAATGAACAGCAAAAGTGAATTTGAAGATATTTATTTTCACTCTTTAAATGTGTCAGTGATTGCCATGATGATTGGTAAAGCTAGAGGCTTGCCTGCAGAAAGAATCAAAGAGCTGGCTTTTGCGGCGCTATTTCATGACATAGGAAAAGTCAGAGTGCCAACCGCGATCGTGCGCAAAAAGACCCCATTAACAGATCCGGAAGAGAACTATTTACGACTTCACACCAGATATGGCATAGAGCTGGCCGATAATATAGATACGTTTCCTGAAAGTGCTAAACGCGTCATCGAACAACATCATGAATTGCGAGATGGTTCGGGCTATCCACTCGGCCTAAAGGGGGATGATATTGATGAGCTTGCACAGATTGTGGCGGTAGCGAACGCGTTCGACAATCTTTGCCACCCCAATATTCCTTCGGAACAAAAGATCCCGTATGTTGCGTTGTCTCATTTATTTAAGAACTGCAAGCATCTCTATAATGCGGAGAATTTAGGCATCTTAGTTAAGTTTATGGGGGTATTCCCGCCAGGAACCGTCGTACAGCTCTCTAATGATATGGTGGGACTAGTCATCTCGGTGAATGCAAATAGCCTCTTGTATCCGAATGTACTGATTTATGATCCTTCAGTCCCGCGTTCTCAAGCACCAATTATTGACCTTGCGGACCGCGACCTAAAAATCGTTAATGCTATTTTGCCAAATAAATTGCCGGATAAGGTTCGTGATTATCTTAATCCTCGCTCTCGCATCTCTTACTTTTTCGATAGTGAGGAATAA
- a CDS encoding DUF547 domain-containing protein gives MKILFAFCILIFSNIVYAAPKAELWAYWQASNDSNTTSISHQAWQSILDRNLVQVGENALFRYAEVTKEDKTLLNDYLDQLSKLDPREFNRQEQYAYWVNLYNALTVKLILDNYPVASITKLGSLFSFGPWDEKVFTVAGQTLTLNDIEHRILRPIWKDPRTHYAVNCASLGCPNLQSQVYTAQNTDQLLDKAAKAFINSSKGATLNNDTLILSSIYDWFAVDFGNKKDLLIHLAQYRPELSLYSGKIDYQYDWKLNDAKEKK, from the coding sequence ATGAAAATACTCTTCGCTTTCTGTATTCTGATTTTTTCCAACATAGTATACGCAGCGCCAAAGGCGGAGCTTTGGGCTTATTGGCAAGCGAGCAACGACAGTAATACGACAAGCATCTCTCACCAAGCTTGGCAAAGCATCCTCGATCGCAATCTTGTCCAAGTGGGAGAGAACGCCCTCTTTCGTTATGCAGAAGTAACAAAGGAAGATAAAACGCTACTCAATGATTACTTAGATCAACTTTCAAAATTGGATCCAAGAGAATTTAACCGCCAAGAGCAATATGCTTATTGGGTTAATCTCTACAACGCTCTGACAGTGAAATTAATTTTGGATAACTACCCAGTCGCGTCCATAACCAAACTAGGGAGCCTATTCAGTTTTGGACCGTGGGATGAGAAAGTTTTTACTGTGGCAGGACAAACCCTAACCCTCAATGACATCGAGCACCGAATTTTACGCCCTATCTGGAAGGATCCACGAACCCATTATGCGGTTAATTGTGCCAGCCTAGGCTGCCCAAATCTTCAATCCCAAGTCTACACCGCACAAAACACCGATCAGTTGCTTGATAAAGCCGCTAAGGCCTTTATCAACAGCAGTAAGGGAGCAACATTGAACAATGACACCTTAATCCTCTCCTCTATTTATGACTGGTTTGCCGTTGATTTTGGTAATAAAAAAGATCTTCTTATTCACCTTGCGCAGTATCGTCCTGAGCTATCTCTTTATTCGGGCAAAATCGACTACCAATATGATTGGAAACTGAACGATGCGAAAGAAAAGAAATAA